From Actinoplanes oblitus, a single genomic window includes:
- a CDS encoding DUF6758 family protein, whose protein sequence is MHSHWRCDNCGDVPPFHVAEHINAEIVGTVLRESSSAPERIPLWGPWPLPPGWTITGVGWAGDDRSGVRATALACSGPEPLGGGPADLVFIAEQPGVGLGTRFAGIPGIDPGYLLSEALAEHGAGCGPHAKIKVGGHPTPLWCVKSPEDRSAYVSEAKGMWLYAVAWPASAGYLLAEHVVLHDLSDGVPPELVFGAPSPYLHGRV, encoded by the coding sequence ATGCACAGCCACTGGCGCTGCGACAACTGTGGCGACGTTCCGCCGTTCCACGTCGCCGAGCACATCAATGCGGAGATAGTCGGGACGGTGCTGCGGGAGTCGTCGTCGGCCCCGGAGCGGATTCCGCTCTGGGGACCCTGGCCGCTGCCGCCCGGCTGGACGATCACCGGGGTCGGCTGGGCGGGTGACGACCGTTCCGGCGTACGCGCCACCGCGCTCGCCTGCAGCGGTCCGGAGCCGCTCGGTGGCGGGCCGGCCGACCTGGTCTTCATCGCCGAGCAGCCGGGCGTCGGCCTGGGCACCCGGTTCGCCGGCATTCCCGGCATCGACCCCGGCTATCTGCTCTCCGAGGCGCTCGCCGAGCACGGCGCCGGATGCGGCCCGCACGCGAAGATCAAAGTGGGCGGACACCCCACTCCTCTGTGGTGTGTCAAGTCTCCGGAGGATCGAAGCGCGTACGTGAGTGAGGCCAAGGGAATGTGGCTCTATGCGGTAGCGTGGCCGGCAAGCGCGGGCTATCTCCTCGCGGAGCATGTCGTCCTGCACGACCTCTCCGACGGAGTGCCGCCCGAGCTCGTGTTCGGAGCGCCATCGCCGTACCTGCACGGACGTGTGTGA
- a CDS encoding thioredoxin family protein has translation MATVALTTANFDEVTSKDGIVLVDFWASWCGPCVRFAPTYERSSEKHPEITFGKVDTEAEAALAAKFDIRSIPTIMAVRDGIVVFAQPGALPEPALESLIEKVEQLDMDEVREQIAAHKKGSEAKARSTEEPARAAS, from the coding sequence ATGGCGACGGTTGCGCTGACCACAGCGAACTTCGACGAGGTCACCAGCAAGGACGGCATCGTGCTGGTCGACTTCTGGGCCAGTTGGTGCGGGCCCTGCGTCCGCTTCGCCCCGACGTACGAGCGCTCCTCGGAGAAGCACCCGGAGATCACCTTCGGCAAGGTGGACACCGAGGCGGAGGCGGCCCTGGCCGCCAAGTTCGACATCCGGTCGATCCCGACGATCATGGCGGTGCGCGACGGCATCGTGGTGTTCGCCCAGCCCGGAGCTCTCCCCGAGCCGGCCTTGGAGAGCCTGATCGAGAAGGTCGAGCAGCTCGACATGGACGAGGTGCGCGAGCAGATCGCCGCACACAAGAAGGGTTCCGAGGCCAAGGCGCGCAGCACCGAGGAGCCCGCTCGCGCAGCGAGCTGA
- a CDS encoding intein-containing Rv2578c family radical SAM protein encodes MRWSHLSAASDSLAGPDDGSLPDRAAPAAPPLPLALPGATVRTFDTPGFAGMTFYEIRAKSLINRVPGASRVPFEWTLNPYRGCSHACTYCLSGDTPILLADGSTRPLAQLRPGDSVMGTMGAGPHRRYVPTTVLDHWATSKPAFRVTLSDGTRLVSSGDHRFLTDRGWRHVSPAEPHQPALAVGDLMFGVGHFAEPPKESPDYQAGFLCGLLRGDAASRAVREGDAWVRADLYLQDVSLPDALRWPELPSGEWFRGFLAGAFGAVGRAERLALAFESTDRIYLRWITEALTHLGLTSRTAVRCHAGRPGRVETGRDLWAALRFRHLTGVLDAPLDASGVGVRADRRLAVADIEDLGLTLPLFDISTGTGDFIADGVVSHNCFARGTHKYLDLDSGRDFDTRVVVKVNAGELIRQELADRRWSGAPIAMGTNVDVYQRAEGRYRLMPQILAALRDHANPFSILTKGTLILRDLDLLRQAAEVTRVSLAFSIGFVDERVWRSAEPGTPSPRRRLDAVRRLTDAGFPVGVLLAPILPGLTDTEESIDETVSAIAAAGATSVTPIPLHLRPGAREWYAPWLAREYPELVPRHRALFANGAYSPRSYQDELSARVRMAARRHGLHRPANAQFRSLTPQEPPTPRTDQLTLL; translated from the coding sequence ATGCGATGGTCCCATCTGTCGGCTGCCTCCGATTCGTTGGCCGGCCCCGACGACGGCTCGCTCCCGGACAGGGCAGCGCCGGCGGCTCCACCCCTGCCGCTGGCGCTGCCCGGCGCGACGGTCCGCACGTTCGACACCCCCGGGTTCGCCGGCATGACGTTCTACGAGATCCGCGCCAAGTCGCTGATCAACCGGGTGCCCGGCGCCTCCCGCGTGCCGTTCGAGTGGACCCTCAATCCCTATCGTGGCTGCTCCCACGCCTGCACGTATTGCCTGTCCGGTGACACCCCGATCCTGCTGGCCGACGGGTCCACCCGGCCGCTCGCGCAGCTGCGCCCGGGGGACTCGGTGATGGGCACGATGGGCGCCGGCCCGCACCGGCGTTACGTGCCGACCACCGTGCTCGACCACTGGGCCACCAGCAAGCCCGCCTTCCGGGTCACCCTCTCCGACGGCACCCGCCTGGTCTCCAGCGGCGACCACCGGTTCCTCACCGATCGCGGCTGGCGGCACGTGAGCCCGGCCGAGCCGCACCAGCCGGCTCTCGCCGTCGGCGACCTGATGTTCGGCGTGGGCCACTTCGCCGAGCCGCCCAAGGAGTCACCCGACTACCAGGCCGGCTTCCTCTGCGGCCTGCTCCGTGGTGACGCCGCCAGCCGGGCCGTCCGGGAGGGCGACGCCTGGGTCCGCGCCGACCTGTACCTGCAGGACGTCTCCCTGCCCGACGCGCTGCGCTGGCCCGAGCTGCCGTCCGGGGAGTGGTTCCGCGGTTTCCTGGCCGGCGCGTTCGGCGCGGTCGGCCGGGCCGAGCGGCTCGCCCTCGCCTTCGAGAGCACCGACCGGATCTACCTGCGCTGGATCACCGAGGCGCTCACCCACCTGGGCCTCACCAGCCGCACCGCGGTCCGCTGCCACGCGGGCCGTCCCGGCCGGGTGGAGACCGGACGGGACCTGTGGGCGGCGCTGCGCTTCCGGCACCTCACCGGCGTGCTGGACGCCCCGCTGGACGCCTCCGGCGTCGGGGTGCGGGCCGACCGGCGGCTCGCCGTCGCCGACATCGAGGACCTCGGGCTCACCCTGCCGCTGTTCGACATCTCCACCGGCACCGGCGACTTCATCGCCGACGGCGTGGTCAGCCACAACTGTTTCGCCCGCGGCACCCACAAATACCTGGACCTCGACTCCGGCCGTGACTTCGACACCCGAGTCGTGGTGAAGGTGAACGCCGGCGAGCTGATCCGCCAGGAGCTCGCCGACCGCCGCTGGTCCGGCGCCCCGATCGCGATGGGCACCAACGTCGACGTCTACCAGCGCGCCGAGGGCCGCTACCGGCTGATGCCGCAGATCCTGGCCGCGCTGCGCGACCACGCCAACCCGTTCTCCATCCTCACCAAGGGCACGCTGATCCTGCGCGACCTCGACCTGCTGCGCCAGGCCGCCGAGGTGACCCGGGTCAGCCTGGCCTTCTCGATCGGCTTCGTCGACGAGCGGGTCTGGCGCTCCGCCGAGCCCGGCACCCCCAGCCCGCGCCGCCGCCTCGACGCGGTCCGCCGGCTGACCGACGCCGGCTTCCCGGTCGGCGTCCTGCTGGCCCCGATCCTCCCGGGCCTCACCGACACCGAGGAGTCCATCGACGAGACGGTCAGCGCCATCGCCGCGGCCGGCGCCACCAGCGTCACCCCGATCCCGCTGCACCTGCGCCCCGGCGCCCGCGAGTGGTATGCGCCGTGGCTGGCCCGCGAGTACCCGGAGCTGGTCCCCCGGCACCGCGCCCTGTTCGCCAACGGCGCCTATTCCCCCCGCTCCTACCAGGACGAACTCTCCGCCCGAGTCCGCATGGCCGCCCGCCGCCACGGCCTGCACCGCCCGGCGAACGCCCAGTTCCGCTCGCTCACCCCGCAGGAGCCGCCCACCCCACGCACCGACCAGCTGACCCTCCTCTAA
- a CDS encoding CoA-binding protein has protein sequence MRSAQQILADANVIAVVGASRDPFKPSHTVPLQMLRHGWRIIPVNPFVDEVFGVRTVPTLADLDEPVDLVDIFRPARDAVEVVRQAVAIGAPAVWLQSGIVSTEARKIAEEAGIDYVEDRCLAVERAVGHLTKLA, from the coding sequence ATGCGAAGCGCTCAGCAGATCCTGGCGGACGCCAACGTCATCGCAGTGGTCGGAGCCTCCCGGGACCCGTTCAAGCCATCGCACACCGTCCCGCTCCAGATGCTGCGGCACGGTTGGCGGATCATCCCGGTCAACCCGTTCGTCGACGAGGTCTTCGGGGTGCGGACCGTGCCCACGCTGGCCGACCTGGACGAGCCGGTCGACCTGGTCGACATCTTCCGGCCGGCCCGGGACGCCGTCGAGGTGGTCCGGCAGGCCGTGGCGATCGGCGCGCCGGCGGTGTGGCTGCAGAGCGGCATCGTCTCCACCGAGGCCCGCAAGATCGCCGAGGAGGCCGGCATCGACTATGTCGAGGACCGCTGCCTGGCCGTCGAGCGGGCCGTCGGTCACCTCACCAAGCTGGCCTGA
- a CDS encoding SDR family NAD(P)-dependent oxidoreductase gives MVFDARTSGGSPSRRDATRPADSRPPRSGVPGSDPDRPAEITPEVVEAEFEEASAEAAVTLRLDGKVALVTGAGSPDGIGYATARRLRDLGARVAIVSTTRRIHERASELGITGFVADLTDESEVGALADAITDQLGDVEVLVNNAGLASRASPEVLRPVAQLTLDEWKAEIDRNLSTAFLCSRAFVGGMSERGWGRIVNLAATAGPVNALPTEAAYAAAKAGVVGLTRALAMELVADGVNVNCVAPGTIYTAASTVTEIKQGLGTPIGRPGTPDEVAAAVAFLCSPAASYITGQMLVVDGGNSVREAQFR, from the coding sequence ATGGTCTTCGACGCCCGCACCTCCGGTGGCAGCCCCTCACGGCGTGACGCCACCCGACCGGCCGACAGCCGCCCACCCCGGTCCGGTGTGCCCGGCAGTGACCCGGACCGTCCGGCCGAGATCACTCCCGAGGTGGTCGAGGCCGAATTCGAGGAGGCGAGCGCGGAGGCTGCTGTGACACTGCGGTTGGACGGAAAGGTCGCGCTGGTCACCGGCGCGGGAAGCCCGGACGGGATCGGCTACGCGACCGCACGCCGGCTGCGTGACCTGGGCGCCCGGGTGGCGATCGTGTCCACCACCCGGCGCATCCACGAACGGGCCTCCGAGCTGGGCATCACCGGGTTCGTCGCGGACCTGACCGACGAGTCCGAGGTGGGCGCGCTCGCCGACGCGATCACCGACCAGCTCGGCGACGTCGAGGTGCTGGTCAACAACGCCGGCCTGGCGAGCCGGGCCAGCCCCGAGGTGCTCCGCCCGGTGGCCCAGCTGACCCTCGACGAGTGGAAGGCGGAGATCGACCGGAACCTGAGCACCGCGTTCCTGTGCAGCCGGGCGTTCGTCGGCGGCATGTCGGAGCGCGGCTGGGGACGGATCGTGAACCTGGCGGCCACCGCCGGCCCGGTCAACGCGCTGCCCACCGAGGCGGCCTACGCGGCGGCGAAGGCCGGGGTGGTCGGCCTGACCCGGGCGCTGGCGATGGAACTGGTCGCCGACGGGGTGAACGTCAACTGCGTGGCGCCGGGGACGATCTACACGGCGGCGTCGACGGTCACCGAGATCAAGCAGGGCCTGGGTACCCCGATCGGGCGGCCGGGCACGCCGGACGAGGTGGCGGCGGCGGTGGCGTTCCTCTGCTCGCCGGCGGCTTCGTACATCACCGGGCAGATGCTGGTGGTCGACGGCGGCAACAGCGTCCGCGAGGCCCAGTTCCGCTGA
- a CDS encoding OTU domain-containing protein has protein sequence MSRLGRLLLAGALMIGGCGEFEGADQPAAPGLAGGWRTAGCEFSRAPEHTVLGGVRMPVTPAPLRAAMERIEQGGRTRFRDSYAGIEVDQLRVRAIVYRVPAGAAEFDDFIRHAAEHSCVVVRDAAHAVAELADWHDRVVADLAFWTARGVRIVTVGSRHDGAGVEIGTRDVDRARRELPAHYGAQAPLMFVEEAPVTPLTSG, from the coding sequence ATGTCACGGCTCGGCCGGCTGCTCCTCGCCGGAGCGCTCATGATCGGCGGATGTGGCGAGTTCGAGGGCGCCGACCAGCCCGCGGCGCCGGGGCTGGCGGGCGGCTGGCGGACCGCCGGGTGCGAGTTCAGCCGGGCCCCGGAGCACACCGTGCTGGGTGGCGTGCGGATGCCGGTCACCCCCGCGCCGCTGCGCGCCGCGATGGAGCGGATCGAGCAGGGCGGACGGACGCGGTTCCGGGACAGCTACGCCGGGATCGAGGTGGATCAGCTTCGGGTACGCGCGATCGTCTACCGTGTGCCGGCCGGTGCCGCCGAGTTCGACGACTTCATCCGGCACGCCGCGGAGCACAGTTGCGTCGTCGTCCGGGACGCGGCACACGCCGTCGCGGAGCTCGCTGACTGGCACGATCGGGTGGTGGCGGATCTGGCGTTCTGGACGGCGCGCGGGGTGCGCATCGTCACCGTGGGGAGTCGTCACGACGGCGCCGGCGTGGAGATCGGCACCCGGGACGTGGACCGGGCGCGCCGCGAACTGCCCGCCCACTACGGCGCCCAGGCCCCGCTGATGTTCGTCGAGGAGGCCCCGGTCACCCCGCTGACCAGCGGTTAG
- a CDS encoding DMT family transporter, whose product MNVRSSGQPIRLLTALALAVAVCAVSSSGPLIAFAAAPALAVAFWRNGLAAVALTPVAAGPRRGEVRAAIRGSHRRAGVFCLLAGVALAAHFATWMPSVQLGTVATSTALVATQPVWQGLIAAWQGRRPSTASWIGIVLAVAGAAWATGADVGVSGQAVLADVLALAGAIFAAVYTALGEQARAALSTTTYTWICYGVCALLLLAGCLVAGIRLTGYDRDTWAAILALVVGAQLLGHSMFNYALQHTSATTVSVLILLEVPGAALLAWLWLGQSPRSGALPGLALLVAGVAVVILGAARQTRAAPALADESLPT is encoded by the coding sequence ATGAATGTGCGTTCATCAGGGCAACCGATCCGGCTGCTGACCGCGTTGGCGCTGGCCGTGGCGGTGTGCGCGGTCTCGTCGTCGGGGCCGCTGATCGCGTTCGCGGCGGCCCCCGCGCTGGCGGTCGCGTTCTGGCGCAACGGGCTGGCGGCGGTGGCGCTCACCCCGGTCGCCGCCGGGCCGCGGCGCGGTGAGGTGCGCGCGGCGATCCGCGGGTCGCACCGCCGGGCCGGGGTGTTCTGCCTGCTCGCCGGGGTGGCCCTGGCAGCGCATTTCGCGACCTGGATGCCGAGCGTGCAGTTGGGCACGGTGGCCACTTCGACAGCGCTGGTCGCCACCCAGCCGGTCTGGCAGGGCCTGATCGCCGCCTGGCAGGGCCGGCGGCCGTCGACGGCGAGCTGGATCGGCATCGTGCTGGCGGTGGCCGGCGCGGCCTGGGCGACCGGCGCCGACGTCGGTGTCTCCGGGCAGGCGGTGCTCGCCGACGTGCTCGCGCTGGCCGGGGCGATCTTCGCGGCGGTCTACACGGCGCTGGGCGAGCAGGCCCGGGCGGCGCTGAGCACCACCACGTACACCTGGATCTGCTACGGCGTCTGCGCGCTGCTCCTGCTGGCCGGCTGCCTGGTCGCGGGCATCCGGCTGACCGGCTACGACCGGGACACCTGGGCGGCGATCCTCGCGCTGGTGGTGGGCGCGCAGCTGCTCGGGCACTCGATGTTCAACTACGCGCTCCAGCACACCTCGGCCACCACCGTCAGCGTGCTGATCCTGCTGGAGGTGCCGGGCGCCGCGCTGCTCGCCTGGCTCTGGCTCGGCCAGTCCCCGCGATCCGGCGCGCTCCCGGGCCTCGCCCTGCTGGTGGCCGGGGTCGCCGTGGTGATCCTGGGCGCCGCTCGCCAGACCCGCGCCGCTCCCGCCCTGGCCGACGAGTCCCTGCCGACCTGA
- a CDS encoding HAD family hydrolase has protein sequence MPAYRAVVFDFFGTLTRSVQRGPQHADIARSLGADPEAMLGVLNRTFRARACGRYGSAEATLRWVIEQAGARPAPAAIRAAMPARVDALRADTQLRPDAVSALTAIRHRGVRTALISDCTHELPAFLPGLPVAPLLDAQIFSVELGVCKPDPRIYLAACSQLDVAPEDCLYVGDGGSHELSGAAAVGMTPVRLAAHDLANHLVFDADTNFAGRTVRSLSEVLTLLDHTPALV, from the coding sequence ATGCCCGCATACCGTGCGGTGGTGTTCGACTTCTTCGGCACCCTGACCCGCTCGGTTCAGCGCGGTCCGCAGCACGCCGACATCGCCCGGTCGCTCGGCGCGGACCCGGAAGCGATGCTCGGCGTGCTGAACCGGACGTTCCGGGCCCGGGCCTGCGGCCGATACGGATCGGCCGAGGCCACCCTGCGCTGGGTGATCGAGCAGGCGGGCGCCCGCCCGGCGCCGGCCGCCATCCGCGCCGCGATGCCGGCCCGGGTCGACGCCCTGCGCGCCGACACCCAGCTGCGGCCGGACGCGGTCAGCGCACTCACCGCGATCCGCCACCGCGGCGTCCGCACGGCGCTGATCAGCGACTGCACCCACGAGCTTCCCGCCTTCCTGCCCGGGCTCCCGGTGGCGCCGTTGCTGGACGCTCAGATCTTCTCCGTGGAGCTCGGTGTCTGCAAGCCGGACCCGCGGATCTACCTGGCGGCCTGTTCGCAGTTGGACGTCGCCCCGGAGGACTGCCTGTATGTCGGGGACGGCGGCAGCCACGAACTGTCCGGCGCGGCCGCCGTCGGCATGACGCCGGTGCGCCTGGCCGCCCACGACCTCGCGAACCACCTGGTCTTCGACGCGGACACCAACTTCGCCGGGCGGACCGTCCGGTCGCTCAGCGAGGTGCTCACGCTGCTGGACCACACTCCCGCTCTGGTCTGA
- a CDS encoding PhzF family phenazine biosynthesis protein — protein sequence MSTVAYEIVDVFTERPFAGNPLAVVFGAEHLAAEQMQTLAREFNLAETTFVLPPTTPEATYRVRIFTSSTELPFAGHPSVGTAVTLMRQGRFGPGRVVQECGAGLLPIEVTAAGAATLTGATPRLGDPVDPGALLEVTGLTAEDLVGDTAAAPRTAGCGLDWTFLPVRRSALPAVRLDVRAAERHGITELSVFSWADGEAHARVFVPGDAVWEDPATGSAALGLGVWLVGAGWLPGDGVSSYRVHQGLEMKRQSLLTCTVTAGAGVATSATVSGHVHPVATGRIAVPPFIG from the coding sequence ATGTCCACCGTGGCCTACGAGATCGTCGACGTGTTCACGGAACGACCATTCGCCGGCAATCCGCTCGCGGTGGTGTTCGGTGCCGAGCACCTCGCCGCCGAGCAGATGCAGACCCTGGCCCGCGAGTTCAACCTGGCCGAGACCACGTTCGTGCTGCCGCCGACCACACCCGAGGCGACCTACCGGGTGCGGATCTTCACCAGTTCCACCGAGTTGCCGTTCGCCGGGCACCCCAGCGTGGGTACCGCGGTCACCCTGATGCGCCAGGGCCGCTTCGGCCCCGGCCGGGTGGTGCAGGAGTGCGGCGCGGGACTGCTGCCGATCGAGGTGACCGCCGCGGGTGCGGCCACCCTCACCGGCGCGACGCCCCGGCTCGGCGACCCGGTCGATCCGGGCGCGCTGCTGGAGGTGACCGGCCTGACGGCCGAGGATCTCGTCGGGGACACGGCCGCGGCACCCCGCACGGCCGGCTGTGGCCTGGATTGGACCTTCCTTCCGGTACGCCGATCCGCCCTCCCCGCCGTCCGCCTCGACGTCCGCGCCGCCGAACGGCACGGCATCACCGAACTGAGCGTCTTCTCCTGGGCGGACGGCGAGGCACACGCCCGCGTCTTCGTCCCCGGCGACGCGGTCTGGGAGGACCCGGCCACCGGCTCGGCCGCCCTGGGCCTGGGCGTGTGGCTGGTCGGCGCCGGCTGGCTCCCCGGCGACGGCGTCTCCTCCTACCGGGTCCACCAGGGCCTGGAGATGAAACGCCAGTCCCTGCTGACCTGCACCGTGACGGCCGGCGCCGGCGTCGCCACCTCCGCCACGGTGAGCGGCCACGTCCACCCGGTAGCCACCGGCCGGATTGCGGTCCCACCCTTCATCGGCTGA
- a CDS encoding magnesium transporter MgtE N-terminal domain-containing protein yields the protein MTMGTRVYLARLAGLPVFDPNGDRVGRVRDAVVRLRTTNRPPQIVGLVAEMALRRRIFLPIGRITSMDAESVALGTGSLNLRRFEKRPNELLVLEDLLDRRVTVVPEQRDDQEHQAVVVDIGMELNRNTEWVITRVAVREHTGRLARRGHVYQVEYDRARGLVGPTDTQGTSSLLALLDQMRPADMANALQDLPDARRNEVAAALSDRKLADVLEELPEHDQVEILARLDRERAADVLERMDPDDAADLLAELPKAEQTVLLDLMEPEEAAPVRQLMSYRPGTAGSVMTSEPVIMTPDATVAEALARIREPDLSPVVAAQVFVARAPSATPTGKYLGMVHFQRLLREPPSSIVGGLVDSGIEPLRPDIGLPEITRRMATYDLVAMPVVDGTHRLLGAVTVDDVLDHSLPRDWRDRDAHDDELEAS from the coding sequence GTGACCATGGGGACGAGGGTTTATCTGGCCCGACTGGCCGGGCTTCCGGTGTTCGACCCCAACGGCGACCGGGTCGGCCGGGTGCGGGACGCGGTGGTGCGGCTGCGCACCACGAACCGGCCGCCGCAGATCGTCGGGCTGGTGGCCGAGATGGCGCTGCGCCGACGGATCTTCCTGCCGATCGGCCGGATCACCAGCATGGACGCCGAGTCGGTTGCGCTCGGCACCGGCTCGCTGAACCTGCGCCGGTTCGAGAAGCGGCCGAACGAGCTGCTGGTCCTGGAGGACCTGCTGGACCGCCGGGTGACGGTGGTTCCGGAGCAGCGGGACGATCAGGAGCACCAGGCCGTGGTCGTCGACATCGGCATGGAGCTCAACCGCAACACCGAATGGGTGATCACCCGGGTCGCGGTCCGCGAGCACACCGGGCGGCTGGCCCGGCGCGGGCACGTCTACCAGGTGGAGTACGACCGCGCCCGCGGCCTGGTCGGCCCCACCGACACCCAGGGCACCTCGAGCCTGCTGGCCCTGCTCGACCAGATGCGCCCCGCCGACATGGCCAACGCGCTGCAGGACCTGCCGGACGCCCGGCGCAACGAGGTGGCCGCCGCGCTGAGCGACCGCAAGCTCGCCGACGTGCTGGAGGAGCTGCCCGAGCACGACCAGGTGGAGATCCTGGCCCGGCTGGACCGGGAGCGGGCCGCCGACGTACTGGAGCGGATGGACCCGGACGATGCCGCCGACCTGCTGGCCGAGCTGCCCAAGGCGGAGCAGACGGTGCTGCTGGACCTGATGGAGCCGGAGGAGGCAGCCCCGGTCCGGCAGCTGATGAGCTACCGGCCGGGCACCGCCGGCAGCGTGATGACCTCGGAGCCGGTGATCATGACGCCGGACGCGACGGTCGCCGAGGCGCTGGCCCGGATCCGCGAGCCCGACCTGTCACCGGTGGTGGCCGCGCAGGTGTTCGTCGCCCGCGCGCCCAGCGCCACGCCGACCGGGAAGTATCTGGGGATGGTGCACTTCCAGCGACTGCTGCGCGAGCCGCCGTCCTCGATCGTCGGCGGGCTGGTGGACAGCGGGATCGAGCCGCTGCGGCCGGACATCGGGTTGCCCGAGATCACCCGGCGGATGGCGACGTACGACCTGGTGGCGATGCCGGTGGTGGACGGGACGCACCGGCTGCTGGGCGCGGTCACCGTCGACGACGTGCTGGACCACTCGCTGCCCCGGGACTGGCGTGACCGCGACGCCCACGACGACGAGCTGGAGGCGTCGTGA
- a CDS encoding DUF1003 domain-containing protein: MSEPRRDRLDQPREPGRVRLPKFDPEAFGRWSESIARYMGTAKFIVYMTVVIGVWFAWNRVMPAKLQFDPYPFGFLTLVLSLQASYAAPLILLAQNRQADRDRIAMDEDRRRAQMQKADTEYLAREIASLRIAVGDVATRDFIRSELTRLATELDDAALRREKRARMEWEEDHP; this comes from the coding sequence GTGAGCGAGCCGCGGCGGGACCGGCTGGATCAGCCCCGGGAGCCGGGGCGGGTCCGGCTGCCGAAATTCGACCCGGAGGCGTTCGGCCGCTGGTCGGAGAGCATCGCGCGGTACATGGGCACGGCGAAGTTCATCGTCTACATGACAGTGGTGATCGGTGTCTGGTTCGCCTGGAACCGGGTGATGCCGGCGAAGCTGCAGTTCGATCCGTACCCGTTCGGCTTCCTCACCCTGGTCCTGTCGCTGCAGGCGTCGTACGCCGCGCCGCTGATCCTGCTCGCGCAGAACCGGCAGGCCGACCGGGACCGGATCGCCATGGACGAGGATCGACGCCGGGCGCAGATGCAGAAGGCCGACACCGAGTACCTGGCCCGCGAGATCGCCTCCCTGCGGATCGCCGTGGGCGACGTCGCGACCAGGGACTTCATCCGCTCCGAGCTGACCCGGCTGGCCACCGAGCTGGACGACGCGGCGCTGCGCCGGGAGAAGCGGGCGCGTATGGAGTGGGAGGAAGACCACCCCTGA
- a CDS encoding Mrp/NBP35 family ATP-binding protein, translating into MSAPASTLEDAIQAALATVDDPEIRRPITDLGMVQGFTVSDGLVKVDLLLTVAGCPLRDKLNADITAAVTKIPGITGAEINFGVMNEEQRKALQTTLRGGGTAEPVIPFAQPGSRTRVYAVASGKGGVGKSSVTVNLAAALAKRGLSVGVVDADIYGHSVPRMLGVESKPTRVEDMIMPPQSHGVKVISIGMFTAGNAAVVWRGPMLHRALQQFLADVYWGDLDVLLLDLPPGTGDVAISLAQLLPNAEILVVTTPQMAAAEVAERAGAIALQTHQRLVGVVENMSWLELPDGSRMEVFGAGGGETVAESLTKTVGARVPLLGQIPLDTRVREAGDAGNPIVLADPAAPAAKALDEVADKLAVRRESLVGKPLGLMVNAKRS; encoded by the coding sequence ATGTCCGCTCCAGCCTCAACTCTCGAGGACGCGATCCAGGCTGCCTTGGCGACCGTCGACGACCCCGAGATCCGCCGCCCGATCACCGACCTCGGCATGGTCCAGGGTTTCACCGTCAGCGACGGCCTGGTCAAGGTCGATCTGCTGCTCACCGTCGCCGGCTGCCCCCTGCGCGACAAGCTGAACGCCGACATCACCGCCGCCGTCACCAAGATCCCTGGGATCACCGGCGCGGAGATCAACTTCGGGGTGATGAACGAGGAACAGCGCAAGGCACTGCAGACCACGCTGCGCGGCGGGGGGACCGCCGAGCCGGTGATCCCGTTCGCCCAGCCCGGCTCCCGGACCCGAGTCTACGCGGTGGCCAGCGGCAAGGGCGGGGTCGGCAAGTCGAGCGTCACGGTCAACCTGGCCGCCGCGCTCGCCAAGCGCGGCCTGTCGGTCGGCGTGGTCGACGCCGACATCTACGGCCACTCGGTGCCCCGCATGCTCGGTGTGGAGAGCAAGCCCACCCGGGTGGAAGACATGATCATGCCGCCGCAGTCGCACGGCGTGAAGGTGATCTCGATCGGCATGTTCACCGCCGGCAACGCGGCGGTGGTCTGGCGTGGCCCGATGCTGCACCGGGCGCTGCAGCAGTTCCTCGCCGACGTCTACTGGGGCGACCTGGACGTGCTGCTGCTCGACCTGCCGCCGGGCACCGGTGACGTGGCCATCTCCCTGGCCCAGCTCCTGCCGAACGCGGAGATCCTGGTGGTCACCACCCCGCAGATGGCCGCCGCCGAGGTGGCCGAGCGGGCCGGCGCGATCGCGCTGCAGACCCACCAGCGCCTGGTCGGCGTGGTGGAGAACATGTCCTGGCTGGAGCTGCCGGACGGGTCCCGGATGGAGGTCTTCGGCGCCGGTGGTGGCGAGACCGTCGCCGAGTCGCTGACCAAGACGGTCGGCGCGCGGGTGCCGCTGCTGGGTCAGATCCCGCTGGACACCCGGGTGCGCGAGGCCGGCGACGCCGGAAACCCGATCGTGCTGGCCGACCCGGCGGCTCCGGCCGCCAAGGCGCTCGACGAGGTCGCCGACAAGCTGGCGGTCCGCCGCGAGTCCCTGGTCGGCAAGCCGCTCGGCCTGATGGTCAACGCCAAGCGCAGCTAG